Proteins encoded in a region of the Bacillota bacterium genome:
- a CDS encoding transcriptional regulator codes for MSASFDYKKAYKELYRPKEKPVLVDVPEMTFIMIDGSGAPDDEKYQSAIKTLYSLSYTIKMSHKKGQAPEGFFQYVVPPLESLWWSKNGKLDPTMPKSDWLWNAMIRRPEFVTPEVFRWAVEECKKKKPPVDVSRARLDSFKEGLCVQILHVGPYHEEHRSTALLEEYIAENGLTNLVGKEHKHHEIYLSDPNRTAPEKLKTVIRFPVSR; via the coding sequence GTGTCGGCGAGCTTCGACTACAAAAAGGCGTATAAAGAGCTGTATCGGCCGAAGGAGAAGCCGGTGCTAGTAGATGTACCGGAAATGACTTTTATCATGATTGATGGCAGCGGGGCACCGGACGATGAGAAGTACCAGTCAGCAATCAAGACCTTATACTCCCTTTCCTACACCATCAAGATGAGCCACAAGAAGGGACAAGCACCGGAAGGCTTTTTTCAATACGTGGTACCGCCGCTGGAGAGTTTGTGGTGGAGCAAGAACGGTAAACTAGATCCCACTATGCCGAAGTCTGATTGGCTGTGGAACGCCATGATCAGACGACCGGAGTTTGTCACTCCGGAAGTATTTCGCTGGGCCGTTGAAGAGTGCAAGAAGAAAAAACCGCCGGTAGATGTATCAAGGGCACGACTGGATAGCTTCAAGGAAGGGCTTTGTGTACAGATTTTGCATGTGGGTCCCTATCACGAGGAGCATCGTTCCACCGCCCTCTTAGAAGAGTATATTGCAGAGAATGGCTTAACAAATCTCGTCGGGAAGGAACATAAGCATCACGAGATCTACCTTTCCGATCCCAACAGAACGGCACCGGAGAAACTGAAGACAGTGATTCGCTTCCCGGTTAGTAGATAG
- a CDS encoding nucleoside 2-deoxyribosyltransferase, whose amino-acid sequence MLEGKPDRPPVCDFGIALEIKEWVLGRELRTVEDELEFWINAGYDYVHLRPRYDFNVVDIRDKTGSSLAEGVGVIQTMEDLHSQTWPWQKTDDVGYDHIKEMCKIHPQEMKLIISTADIFTHIWEAMGFMHFCECLYTCPELIEALFLQLGEAVYTMNLRCVEEAGDKIGALWYTDDLAFNTGTFVHPDVYRKYLFPWVRKIAQLAQQLDVPFLYHTDGNLWELFEDFAEIGVNAIHPLEPKSMDPVEVKKKWGDTFCLIGNIDVDLLSRGEPEEVEAMVLDRIEKLGYDGGYCVGSSNTIAPYVKPENFKAMIETAFYYREA is encoded by the coding sequence ATGCTTGAAGGAAAGCCCGATCGTCCTCCGGTATGCGATTTTGGTATCGCGCTCGAAATAAAGGAGTGGGTGCTGGGACGGGAGCTGCGTACCGTCGAGGATGAACTGGAGTTTTGGATCAACGCTGGTTACGACTACGTTCATTTGAGACCACGTTACGACTTTAACGTTGTTGATATCCGTGACAAGACTGGAAGCAGCCTTGCCGAAGGTGTCGGTGTAATTCAGACCATGGAGGATCTTCACTCGCAGACTTGGCCGTGGCAGAAAACGGACGACGTAGGCTATGATCATATCAAGGAAATGTGCAAGATACATCCACAAGAGATGAAGTTGATTATCTCGACAGCGGATATTTTCACCCATATCTGGGAAGCAATGGGTTTCATGCATTTCTGCGAGTGCTTGTACACATGCCCAGAGTTGATAGAAGCTCTCTTTTTGCAGCTAGGTGAGGCTGTCTACACAATGAACCTGAGGTGTGTGGAAGAGGCTGGAGATAAGATTGGAGCCCTGTGGTACACCGATGACTTGGCCTTCAATACCGGAACCTTTGTCCATCCCGATGTGTATCGAAAGTATCTCTTTCCTTGGGTACGGAAAATCGCCCAGTTGGCACAACAGCTTGATGTCCCCTTCTTGTATCATACCGACGGCAATCTGTGGGAGCTGTTTGAGGATTTCGCAGAGATTGGTGTTAATGCCATTCATCCCCTAGAGCCAAAATCCATGGATCCCGTTGAGGTAAAAAAGAAATGGGGAGACACCTTCTGCCTGATTGGAAATATAGATGTTGACCTTTTAAGCCGCGGGGAGCCAGAAGAGGTAGAGGCAATGGTGTTAGATAGGATTGAGAAACTTGGTTATGATGGAGGATACTGCGTAGGCAGCAGCAATACCATCGCACCCTACGTAAAGCCGGAAAACTTCAAGGCAATGATTGAAACGGCATTCTATTATCGGGAAGCTTAA